The following proteins are encoded in a genomic region of Protaetiibacter sp. SSC-01:
- a CDS encoding peptide deformylase produces the protein MTERQIRIFGDPVLRSKTDPISDPGDPRVRALAEDLVDTVRLPGRAGVAATQIGVGLRAFSVNIDGDIDYVLNPVLEVAGEPELVDEGCLSVPGFYFPRLRHPWARVTGVDVDGNPVVLEGEGLMAQALQHECDHLDGKLYIEGLEPETKREAMRAIRQAPWFQQ, from the coding sequence ATGACCGAACGACAGATCCGCATCTTCGGCGACCCCGTGCTCCGCTCGAAGACCGACCCGATCAGCGACCCCGGCGACCCGCGCGTGCGCGCCCTCGCCGAGGACCTCGTCGACACCGTGCGCCTCCCGGGTCGCGCCGGCGTCGCCGCCACCCAGATCGGCGTCGGCCTGCGCGCCTTCAGCGTCAACATCGACGGCGACATCGACTACGTGCTCAACCCCGTGCTCGAGGTCGCGGGGGAGCCCGAGCTCGTCGACGAGGGCTGCCTCTCGGTGCCCGGCTTCTACTTCCCGCGCCTGCGTCACCCGTGGGCGCGCGTCACGGGTGTCGACGTCGACGGCAACCCGGTCGTGCTCGAGGGGGAGGGTCTCATGGCGCAGGCGCTCCAGCACGAGTGCGACCACCTCGACGGCAAGCTCTACATCGAGGGCCTCGAGCCCGAGACGAAGCGCGAGGCCATGCGCGCCATCCGCCAGGCCCCCTGGTTCCAGCAGTAG
- a CDS encoding MinD/ParA family protein has protein sequence MVRNTAGEDPQATGALEGDGDAALASALPESLTVSIELPEQQHETPDDEAQVALDEVVTTPAAVTPVVAPGGGTVTIEVVPDIVHVADQEVVPTAENPVVPLPGDDDLYSRRERKRGPATAPEPSAMLTADRLLEPKRNRNAPEGAWPAFVYAATLHLVNLGDSPAARERKALEARIAKRLEGGTRFVPVLTRKGGVGKTTVTTLLGMALADVREDRIIAVDANPDRGTLSERVARQTRSTVRDIVTHAAAIKDFNEFSSHVSRDETRLDVLASDTDPLLSEAFDENDYNVVADLVSRYYSICLTDCGTGIVHSVMRATLQRADGIVVVSGGSVDEARLASETLTWLEANNYGDLVRNAVVAINTATHGTNLVKLDEIDAHFASRVRAVVRMPYDPELAAGSVVRWSKLKPFTRSSARDLAALVMDGLPTTRNV, from the coding sequence ATGGTGCGGAATACCGCGGGGGAGGACCCCCAGGCGACGGGTGCGCTCGAGGGCGACGGCGACGCCGCGCTCGCATCGGCGCTCCCCGAGAGCCTCACCGTCAGCATCGAGTTGCCCGAGCAGCAGCACGAGACACCCGACGACGAGGCGCAGGTCGCGCTCGACGAGGTCGTCACGACGCCCGCCGCCGTGACGCCCGTCGTGGCCCCCGGTGGCGGCACCGTCACGATCGAGGTCGTGCCCGACATCGTGCACGTCGCCGACCAGGAGGTGGTGCCGACCGCCGAGAACCCCGTCGTGCCGCTCCCCGGCGACGACGACCTGTACTCGCGCCGGGAGCGCAAGCGCGGGCCCGCGACCGCCCCCGAGCCCTCGGCCATGCTCACCGCCGACCGCCTCCTCGAACCGAAGCGCAACCGCAACGCGCCCGAGGGCGCCTGGCCCGCCTTCGTCTACGCCGCCACGCTGCACCTCGTGAACCTCGGCGACTCGCCCGCGGCGCGCGAGCGCAAGGCGCTCGAGGCCCGCATCGCCAAGCGTCTCGAGGGCGGCACCCGCTTCGTCCCCGTGCTCACCCGCAAGGGCGGCGTCGGCAAGACCACCGTCACGACGCTCCTCGGCATGGCCCTCGCCGACGTGCGCGAGGACCGCATCATCGCCGTCGACGCCAACCCCGACCGCGGCACCCTCTCCGAGCGCGTCGCCCGGCAGACGCGCTCCACGGTGCGCGACATCGTCACGCACGCCGCCGCCATCAAGGACTTCAACGAGTTCTCGAGCCACGTCTCGCGCGACGAGACCCGCCTCGACGTGCTCGCATCCGACACCGACCCGCTCCTGTCGGAGGCCTTCGACGAGAACGACTACAACGTCGTCGCCGACCTCGTGTCGCGCTACTACTCGATCTGCCTCACCGACTGCGGCACCGGCATCGTGCACTCCGTCATGCGCGCGACCCTGCAGCGGGCCGACGGCATCGTCGTGGTCTCCGGCGGCAGCGTCGACGAGGCGCGCCTGGCATCCGAGACCCTCACGTGGCTCGAGGCGAACAACTACGGCGACCTCGTGCGCAACGCCGTCGTCGCCATCAACACCGCCACCCACGGCACCAACCTCGTGAAGCTCGACGAGATCGACGCCCACTTCGCCTCGCGCGTCCGCGCGGTCGTGCGGATGCCGTACGACCCCGAGCTCGCCGCCGGCTCCGTCGTGCGGTGGAGCAAGCTCAAGCCCTTCACCCGCTCCTCGGCGCGCGACCTCGCGGCGCTCGTCATGGACGGCCTTCCCACGACCCGGAACGTGTGA